The Belonocnema kinseyi isolate 2016_QV_RU_SX_M_011 chromosome 1, B_treatae_v1, whole genome shotgun sequence genomic interval tattctgtacccgaaattaaaaaaaaaatcattacaaacaCATAATTcataagttttagaaatttggaacattaaaattaaaccttttctcAACCTCTAatacttcccagtgggcacaaaatttggcgacgtctttacgacatcgttacgacatctttacgatatcctatgttcatgtcgtttcggtgtctttgcgatatcgtaaagacatcgtcagatcatacgacttattttcgatatcgtaaagacaccttcacgacatggacataggatgtcgtaaagttgtcgtgaagatgtcgtaaagacgtcgccaaactttgtgccctaCTTTGTGTTCCtaccaacaaatttaaaaagtatacttttaaatattaaaaaataatattcaagctTATTTTTCAGAAGATTCCACAAGaaattatgttcaatttttagtgcacttttaatttcactaataatacaaaatatttgaaaacataaaacaACCTCGTTTTAGGAGGAATAATAAAAGTCATCTCATAATGTTCtttctatttattttactttgtgaTGCTCTTTATATTTCAGATTTAATCAATCTAAGTAGTTTTTCTCCAGGACTTCCCAAAGGTTCTGGTTCAAGTAACGAAAAGGCTTtcgataaaagattttttttgtcttgGCCAGGACAAGAAGCGAGTTCTCGAAGAGCAATCGCCGTGTAAAGTCCGAGTTTTGCCCCGTAAGGATCTACGATTGAAGACGTGGAAATTATTCTCTTACAAATTTCGGATTTTTGTGGATCGTCAGGTGGTAATAATTGTATCAAGGAATGCCCAACGGTGATGCAGTGCTGGTGACAAGGGTGCAAAAGTACGCTCAGCctggaacaattttttaatcttataggaaatgtattttaaaagtgaattttatttttaaaattcgaaaaattaggCAACGCGGGCTTACATCCCCTTCTCCTCGCTTCCTAGATAAGACTCCTGCTCCTACTTCCCTTCTTCACGCTTTAATTTCCTCTCACCTACTACCCTATTTTCTGATAATTTCGTCTACTCTCCTTCACTTAGACTCACTTCCCCTAATTTACCTCCAATTATTTCCCCTAATTTCTGTTACTTTTCCTTCCCTCTCTTCTTCTGCTTAGCGACCTCTCGTTTCTTCTCACTTGCCGTACTTTCCATCCTCTCATTTCCACTTACTTCTCATACTTATCCTTCACTCATTTTCGCCCAGTTTCCCTACTTTTTGTCTCCTACTTTTTTACCAATAATTTCCCCCTTCTTCCCGTCTCCTCGGATCCACTTACTCCCCCTCCACTAATTTGCCGCACCTTCCTTACTTGCTCTCTCCAAATTCCAATATTATCCCTCCAcacatttcccctacttcctctaATTTTTAACGCCTCATTTCTTCTTGGAAAAAGTTAGGCAGACGGACACTCGATCAAAGCTATAAGGGGTTTTGTCCGGGGCTATGAAaacctaaaaattatattttgattctcagaatttgtaaattttatcaaagtttaattcaaaatttaatttaactagcATCATCATTTTCGCCCTACGCGCGCATGTAGTCTTTCGATTTGAGGGAGAAAATAactttcattacaaaattaaaattttgaggaacaaggaaattagaatttttactgttttgaaagctatataaatataattttcataaaattcttaagaaacttcaaaaatgtttttgaaagtcTCAGATGTCAAAAAAGgatgaagaaaattttgaagacGTAGATGGAGAAGACGTAGatggaggaggaagaggaggaggacgacgaaaattgttcgaaaaatgttaactttttagttttctttttcctttaacggaaatgatcatttttcctttttaattaataaaaattgaaattacctTGAGAGAAGATCAGTAAGGACTTCACGATTCGCAATACCCATAGCGCCGTCCACTTCTTCGCCCAATCTATCGGTTAATTGATTGACTTCCAATGATGATAAAATCCCAGGACAAGCATTACAAGACCATTCAGTGTCTTCGTCGAGAGGATCCTTTGGGAGAACAAGGCCCGTTCCACAAGGACACTTTAAGGTTCCGAAGTGACTTCCAAGTTCTGAAGGATCTGCACAACGATCACAACGACAGGCGAAATATTTTGTTGCCAGGAGGTAATCTCTTCGAATTCGTGTCATCCAGAAAGCGTGAGTGTATGTCGTACTTAGATGTTCccctctgaaaataaaattttttgtgttcTCAGCTTTTTACCCCTTAGAGAGAAGGGGAAATAGGTGAACTTAAGGATAAAATGTAGAAGAAATAAAGGGAAATGAGGGAAGGAACAGTGGTGCTTAATGAGagtaggggaagtaggggaaaatTATTAGTAAGGGAAAATAAGGGAAGAGAAAGTAAGGAGAAATGAGAGATAGCGAAGTAGGATTAGTGTAAGGAAATAAGGGGAAGGGCGCAGGGGAAGTAACGTACAATTTGGGAAGGCAAAAAGCGGAAGAGGGGAAAGGATGTAGGTGAAATAAGACAAAAATGAGAAAAGGGAATGTAGGAGAAATAGGGGAAAATGAGTCGAGGTGAATTATAAGAAATGGGAAAAAGTTATGGAAAATTCGGGGTAGAACATAAAGGGAAATAAGGGGAGGTAAATGGTGGTAAATAAAGGTATAATAATTAGGGGAAATGAGGTATAATTCAGGAGAAATAAGGAGAGGAGAAGTAGGAAAGTAAGGGAAAATAAGGGAAGaaaagtaggggggggggggtgtaggTCAGAGGAATAGTGAATGTAAGTTGAAATAGATGGAAGCCAAGTATGGGAAGTAGGTTGAGTGGGAGGAAATGTGGGGAGGTCAGTAGGGGATTGAAGTCGAAACGGAGGGAAGGAAACTAGGGGAAATGCGAGGAAATGAGGGAAGGCAAAGTGAGGAGATATGAGAAGTGTAATTtcggagagggaaagcagtggaAGTGAGAAGGGAACGGGAATGTAGAGAAAAGAAGGGAAGGAAAAGTGAGTGTAATTAGGGGTGGCGGAGAATAGGTAGTGATGAGAAATGCagggaaagaaatatatttttaaattgaggaagCATAGAGATGACAGTAAAGGGGAAAAGGGGGTAAGGAGGAGTAAGGAAAATAATGGGTGAGGTGAGAGGAAATGTTGAGAGGGATAGTAACGCAAGTTAGGGAAAATTAGGCGAGGAGAAATGATGGGAAATCATAAGAAGGAAAGtgaggaaagaaaaagaaaattaaggaaTGGGAAGTATGGGATATGGGGTGGGGGAGTAGATGAAATAAAGGTATAGGATAGTAGGGGAAGTAAAGGCAAATAAAGAGAGCAAAATAATGTTGAATTATGGAAAATAAGGGTATAGAAAGTAGTAGAAGTGATAGAAAATGAGGGTAGGCTGAGGAGAGCGAGTTGAAAGGGGAGGTGaagtaagggaaatgagaagcAATAAGAGAAGCGAAAGTAGGGAACAAATTACTGAGGGAAAGTAGAAGAAGTGAATGAAAGTGAGGGTAAGTAGgagaaatttagaaattaggaatgaggaTGAAAAAGGGGACGAAGGGTAGAGTAAGTGGAGGGGAATTTTATGAGGGGAAAGTTTGAACGACTTAATCAATTTCTcaatagattaagaaaatatttttgtaggtaCGCGGCGCTTATTTTGACTAATTTTTGATATCCTGGAacacaatgatttaaaaaattacaatttaaactgAAACCCTACTATTGTATATAtacatacttttttataaaagtaatagCCTTGACGAAAATTCTCGGTCGGCCGTTTTCATCGATGGAAAAACTGAATCTGGTATTGGCAATACATTGATGTTCCAGAAGAcaactattttcataaattccAACCGATCCCTCTGGAGGGTTCGTTTCCAAGGCGTTAACATCaattattccacaaatttttggtaaaatctcCGCAGCACCTTGATCGGCTGATAAAATTGGAGCCAAGTGTtgagtaacattttttatttctgcgtAAGCTTCTGTCCCTGGACGACGAGCTTCTTCGTGGCTTTGGAGTTTTGTAACTACTTTCCATTTTCTCGGGTTCTTGCGACGGAGAATTAACATGCGGAGGGCCAAAATAATATtgaatctaatttaaaaagtaaaaatgagTTATTTCATGGTTACCTTATTCAAATTTCGCGCTCAGCATTAGCGCCATCAGCGACAACTAATTTTGCCGCGAAATTCAAACTCTGAAATATCTTAAAGTCTGTttcgacaataaaaaaaaagtataactcaaaacaaaattatattttaattatcaatcagTAACCTTAAGTCCAAAATTATCACCTGGGTAAAATTCTCGCCTTGGCGAGGAGTTTACACTCGAGGGCGTGTCTATCGTCATCCATGAGACCAGCGCAATCAATTCTACAAGCTGGCCAGGAACATCCGATGCATCTGGCTGGTATGTTTCGACTTCCACATCCCACACAGACTCTCTCGTCGGTGTGAGGTGCCGGTCCGAAAACAATCGGCAATTCTGAGATGATCAAATCGCCTGGATTTAAATCCCGGGTCGATATGAGATATCTCCCAAGTTCgggattttcttttatttcccaaGCCCGACAGGTGGATTTGTGGCGCTTCCAGTCATCTCGTTGGTGGTCCTTGGCGCAATAAAATTCGCCTTTGCAATTACTACAGCGTAAGGTTGCTGGTTTTTTGCAAACTGCACATGCGCTCTTCAAAGTTTCCATTTCTAAAGACTATCAGAAgagttaagaaattaaatatcGAAAGTTCAGGacttattttaataagaaattaccaaatttctcgaaaattttggacacattgttgtcgaaaacctgattggttgtgaaatattttcgcaattttaaacatattaggcaaataaaattgtggaaaaaaacaTTACACGTACCAATAAAAAGACttctgggaaattttttaatgatttaggttttattttgaaagattaattttaagagaatattataaaatttgtttaagaatttcaaagatatccaaaataaaaaaaatctgaaagactttaagggaattttttttattatttaaaaaacatttttttttcattctaatggtttaaagagatatttaaaacaattagagattctaaaaagattcaaaccaacattttaattcaaagtttcaaaaaaatttaggtaAACAGGATTACAGTgcaactcttctatagcaccgatttcggggctgacggtgggtggcaactaagtcattatagcctgctccgcttttgtttgttcacgcctgactgctcccctgagtgacagccgcagatcccgcgcatcccgcgcagcacctgttacttCTACATCCGGCGCgttgtcaattctcggaaaggctaaagaagggagggctatttaagagtttcactgtatcttgaaagatatttataagtccagaaatattgcaaatgtttgaaaataatttaaatttcgagaagatttcaaaacatttcaaacaaaatatcaatttttgaaaatcttgcaaaaaggaaattatttcagaatttgtaTAGGTTTCAAGCtaatcaaaacaaatttcttaagatttctgggaaaatgttaaatcattctttatttttggaaattaattttaagataaaattgaaaaatatttcaaagcgtaaaaaataatttcctgaaatgataaaaaaaaacagtaaaatattttaaaataaaattgttcaatttcgcaacattacaaatatttagaaaaagtttgattaatttcaagagatatttagaagcttggacaagatttaaaaaattaaattcaaaatacacAATTTTACAGATTTTGAGAAAAGCAAGGTTTACTAAAGATGttaagagaaaattgagaaatgattttaaatgttttcttaaagtttcaaaaaataatgtagaagatttatagcaaaattttccaatttaacaaaattataaaatttaaaaacatgcaagtaagtttaaaagatatttagcagttttaaaatgatataaaaataattcaaaacttgaaaaaatttcaaaaaagttgaaaaaaatgtaaatttttcaagatttcaaataaataattcgaaTATCTTTAAgactttaaaaggtttcaagaaaataagcaacttttcttaaaattcatgaaaaattttaaatatatttttttatttcaaaaaataaattttcaaagacaaattaaaataatttcaaaaaatgttaaagaaaatctCAAACATTTTAAGGCAgcctgtttttgatttaaaagattttttaaaataattcttttggacGAACTTAACTGtttacagaaaataatttaaaacttataatgactttgattatttcgaaatgcatatttttggagatcctggaaaaaatgttttttcacggtttcaaatgatttttttattttaaaaaaattaatttttagcaataataataaattttttagaaaaaattgaatttttttgtaatatgtccaattatttcctaaaattctgaaaaagagtGCAGAAAATTTGTAAGCCAAAGTCTTTCAGTTTTGCATAAttacgaaaaatgtttaaagtcaaGAAAGTCTTAGagttatttataagttttgaaaagatttaaaaaaaacttttaaagattaaaaatttctattttatatgtaGATTTTAGAAGActtcgaaaaactttttaaatcattttggaaggttttaagagaatgaaaaaatattctaaagattcctggaaaaattgtaaatgatgtttctattttgaaaaatgaattttaagagaaaataaaaaaatattttaaagccaaatttataatttttcaagcttacaaaattttagaaaactgagttattttaagagatatatgatactattgaaaatattcgaaaatagtttaaaacttgtaaagattaaaaattttttaaaatgtaggttgacgatttcaaaataaaatttgcaagccttttaaatatttgaaatgtttaaagaaaatacgAAAACAAATCCTACGATTGCAGggaaagtttttaatgaatttttattttgtaatattaatttaaagagaagatttcaacaaacttcaaaagatttataaaattatattagaaatgcgaaagattttagggcaatttgtttacttatttttgcatgaataaaaagaaatgtagaaaatattcgaataatttaaaaatatatttactaattttagaagttttaaagggattaaaaatatttttaaacttaaaaagatttccaaaaatatatcaaatattgatttttgatcaatctgaaatcaaaatttccgaataataaaattcccgagagaaaattgctgaattataaaatatacgaagTAGGAAAATTCCGAATTTACACcataaaatttctttgtttaagtttacgtatttattttaaatataaataaatatttataatatatatatatatatatacatatataaatatttatttaaaaaatagaatactgaattatttttacttaacaaaacaaaatatcCTCAATGCTTAAAGCTcttaaaattatagtttgaatttaagatcacaataattaaaaaaatatacacggatgaattttttttcaattattttaatttttaatgcaaaaaataattatagaaactttaatctgtaaattattatttctttcaatacaaatatttgataatagtatttttaataaataatattcataaacacacttattaattgttcaaatacaggaattttatgattcgggaattttccaatgcgataattttattattcggaaatattATGATTCGGCAATTTTATTCACCAATTGTGAAAATTCTggaattcaaacaataaatttatgttttataaatattattgcttattaaaatacaataaacaaatatttgtatgataaaaaatattttgtatgtttaaagtttctacaattactttgaactttaaatattacaaacattttgtttataaaaatattttattattgtagttTTCATAAagtatcgggaattttacagtgtcggtaattttatttttcgggatttttcagtcgtttcAGAATCTATTTCcacgattaaattaattatcttccaaattttatatattcaattctaaaatttgaaatttcacaattaaaaaattaaaattccaaataataataaataaaattggtgttcaaccaaaaataattcaattttggatttttgcatttacagaaatttgtttaaacaaattttttgaatgtttaagctctagaaaatgaagaatttgaaatcttaCGACTGCCAATGTAAACGAATGTCATAATTAAAGAATTAGTAAAGATTTTATGattattaaatcattcaaaattaataaattaaaaatattaaatgatcaacttattttaaattatacctatttaaaatctaaacaatacaaaatttaagttaatacaCAAAATCAATTTCTATTTGAAACATTAGATACTTCAAATTGAGATCAACAATTTTCCATTgtgcaaatttgataaaaagcttttaattttaataaaaatttagaacaaattattgatggaatttaaaataatgtacctACTGTCGATAAtcatgaattaagaaaaaaataaaagaacaaaaattaattttaatttataaaacgaAGATAGTTTTAactattagttaaattaaaatgatttattttgcctatattagtatttttgattaatgattatccTCTATAGGCAGGCTTCTCCTACATTATTAGATATCAACAATAAGAaacacaaaaactattttttggattgaatcaaattatagacattttttataaaataaagtcataataaattatgtgaataaatttttaatttaaaaactcaccaATTTTACAACATATATATATAAGCCCTAGAAAGTTCTTCGATTCactttgatttttctatttttttttattggcaccatttttttattgattataaatattacttttataaacaatttaacatCACTGATTTTCGAACTAATAATTCTAAAACTCcggtttcagaatttttaatgagTTCACGCAACTAAGACACATTATTACTGAAAAGCGATCGGCGCCATGatggattatttttaaactctGCGTTAGAAGTTCCCATGCTTCTATTTCTGATTTTGTATTTTGGTTTCGACTCAAGACTTGCATGCTATTGATATTCGTCAATATAAGAgggaacaaaaaatgtaattaaaattaattaattttgtatttttttatttcgaattttttataaattctataaaagtctaataaaaatagttttcgttactgttaaaataaaaatatttttttttcttaatttattatttataatactaTTTCTTAGCCAGATTCAGTTATTTATGTGccacaaataatatattttaattttaagttatcatttatatttaggtagtaaaaatggcaatttttataaagagtttttaaatacaCTTCAGATATGTGGGTTGCATACTTACAGGGAAGAGATTATTTTAAGTCGATAAGCAGATACCTGTCTTACCGTTTTTTTTATCGTACATTGAACATAACTTTGATAAACCCTGATGATAGGCAATCATACTTACTGCAAAATGagcaaatgtgatttttttgttaaatgtagatttttgaagattttaacaaactaaacttttacatttttttggaagatttcaacttacaagaaaataaaatcttttaagattcctgggaaaattgcaaatgattaTTTCTCTTACTAactgaatttcaaaagaaaaagattctaaaacctttaaaatgaaCTATGATTTCAACAAGGATggaatattttgaaccaaattttttttattttgcaatattataaCCTTTTTCTTCTAATTCGATAGAATTTAgttgatatttagaagtttataaaaaatttgaaaataatttgaaacttgtaattaatttacttttttaatgtaaatccttgaatatttcgacaaagaggctttttataaatattaaaaggttttaaggaaataagaaaatttactgAAGATTCCTGGGTAGATTTCAAATgatctttcattttgaaaaatatattttaagaaaatattgaaaaagattccgaaaatataaaattatatccaaaaatttcgaaaaaagggctgaaaattttaaatcataatttcagATAGAactcgagtaagtttaagagatatttgaaagtttttaaaagtgtaataatcaatttaaaacataatataaatacatgaaatctttttttcaattttgaaaaggtagggtttcaagagttttaaaaagtttcaacttcaatatgatacaaaaaattcttaagattcctaaaaaaaatctgaacgatagtttcaatttttcaaattaatttaaaaagaatatttaaaatagttgcatgaaaattcaaatgatttaccaaaattttaaggaaaagtatagaagattttaaagcaaaatgtttaattatgtaCGTtcacaaaattttgcaaaagaatGTGAGAATTTTAAGAGACATAAAGAAGTTTCgaaaggattcaaaaataattagaaggttgtgaatatttcagttttttaaattggattttcaaaaattttgaaaaagaccgttttaaaatatttgagagattttaagagaaagaaaaattgttaaaagaaattttaatttagtaaaataagCTGTTTTATTTTATCTCAAGTAATTTTAATACAAGCatagaagtttgaaaaatttcaaattcatgtatTAATTGCGAAGATTAAAATTTCTCAGATTTcagcgaaaaatttaaaattaattaaaattttttaaaacaattttaggagacaattttgataaatttcataatatttcaaattattcattaaaattttttaaaaaatgtgtagaagattttcaagaaaaattctttattttgcaatattataaaattttagaaaaaattcgagtaagtttaagagatatttagaagttttaaaaagattttaattagtttaaaattgtaaaagtgtgaaaatttagaaaaaagttgattttttatataatttcgaaaatttgtaactttttgcgaatttttaaatgtttcatgaaaataaaaataaaaatctcttaatattcctaggataattccaaataattttttactttttaaaattaattttaagagaaaattggaaaagacttcctaaaatttcaaataacttgcTGAAATTTTGAGATAGATAATGATTGTCTGATTCTattggattttacaaattttttctgattgatAAAAACAAACGAAAGTATTCGTTTTatgcttaaataattttgtcaaaagttgTCAGTcgtcaattcaatatttttttggttataaaaaaaaatcgatagaaaatttataattatgttcaaaaattttggttGCCGCATGTGTGGTAATTTAGGACCAATTcgacaatgaaaaaaaataaaatcaataacatggaattaaaaaattatatataaatcaattgcTAAAATTTCCAAAGGTAATGCAAaagatgttttgaattttttacgattaaatagtTTCTTTAAAACTACTACtgcattctcaattttttttaataaacttagagttaaaaatatattttaaaatcatttttataagtttagaaataaaacaaactaatttttaaatcgcgcaaaaattttatttactgttAAATAATTTGGGACAACtggaaaatcccaaaaaattaaatgCCCGACgctgcaaaattcctgaataattaaatttctgagcagtttataatattgccgaattggacaattccttaataataaaatgccggaatactaaaatttccgaattggaaaattccccaataataaaattttcgaattggaaaattccctaataataaaattttttatttgaaaaagttcgGATCAGTTTCTAATATTTCCGAGTTTGAAAGTTCAGGACAGAAAATTTGcacgactgaaaaattccaaaactgcaaaaatattcaaattggaaaattgaagaaaaataaataaaaatatagaataataaagtgcctgaaattaaaattctcgagttcgaaaatttccaaaaaatgtcatttCCGATACTGTAAAATTGCTGAATTGggcaattttctaataataaaattcctgtatagttgataaaatttccgaattataaaattacatGATTAaacaattcccgaataataaaattctcgaactggaaaattccctgataataaaattcgcgaTTAATCAAAATCCTGAATTGAAAACTTCCtaagtaataaaattccctaataatgaaattcccggattggaaaattccctaataataaaattctcttatAATTGATGATAGTACCGATTTGGAACATTCCCAAATAGTAAAACTCTCGAATcgcaaaattctcgaataataaaatttactgaTAAAATTCTTgagcagtttataatattcccgaattggaTAATTCCCAAATAAAAGAATTCCATAATAATGAAAttccagaataattaaatttccgtataataaaattcccaaatcgggaaatgcccaaataataaaattccataagaatcaaatttccgaacagtttataataattctcgacttaaaaaaaattacaaaaatagtttttaaataatcattgtttatttattaaaaatacaataaaacgattgaaaattatttaataaatttctgacactgtaaaattcctcaataataaaattcccgacagaatattaccgaattataaaatatcaggactggaaaattaatgaattgaaaaatcccggaatttaaaaaattagaaactttattttttcaataaatattatcttttcattaaaattcttgtttCAGATGGTGTTTTCCGAAGTACCAGATACGAGTTTCACTTGGATAATACCAgactttgaaaatgttttaaaatcctcaaaCGATATCAGTTTTTATTCCCCTAATTTTACAACCTCACAAGATCCAAACAGAAAATGGTATATGTTTCTCTGCTTGGAGGAAAAATCGACAGAACATTGTGATCGGTGTAAAACgtacgaaaaatatttaaaaaatcgagatgaaatttcaataagagTAGGTAAAAATAGTCCagttagaaaaaaaagttcaactgtgAAGGACACGCAACAAAATGCAACCCTTCAACGAATCTGcaatccaaaattcaaaaagaaaagaatctatcttaaatttaaatgtgA includes:
- the LOC117167209 gene encoding SET domain-containing protein SmydA-8-like produces the protein METLKSACAVCKKPATLRCSNCKGEFYCAKDHQRDDWKRHKSTCRAWEIKENPELGRYLISTRDLNPGDLIISELPIVFGPAPHTDERVCVGCGSRNIPARCIGCSWPACRIDCAGLMDDDRHALECKLLAKARILPRFNIILALRMLILRRKNPRKWKVVTKLQSHEEARRPGTEAYAEIKNVTQHLAPILSADQGAAEILPKICGIIDVNALETNPPEGSVGIYENSCLLEHQCIANTRFSFSIDENGRPRIFVKAITFIKKGEHLSTTYTHAFWMTRIRRDYLLATKYFACRCDRCADPSELGSHFGTLKCPCGTGLVLPKDPLDEDTEWSCNACPGILSSLEVNQLTDRLGEEVDGAMGIANREVLTDLLSRLSVLLHPCHQHCITVGHSLIQLLPPDDPQKSEICKRIISTSSIVDPYGAKLGLYTAIALRELASCPGQDKKNLLSKAFSLLEPEPLGSPGEKLLRLIKSEI